In the genome of Ignavibacteriales bacterium, one region contains:
- a CDS encoding glycoside hydrolase family 2 protein, which produces MQKSSLTEIKINEGWEVSSGDDSISFSTNVPNEIHIDLFNNGFIEHPYFNDNEKKVQWVAENDWTYKKVFDVESSFLSGENAELVFEGIDTYADVFLNNKKILYTDNQFREWRVNVKDALKEKDNELRLVIYSPFKIEKQKVKEYGFQPPDDSRIFTRKAQYVYGWDWAPRLVTSGICKGVKLVSWNGPELKDVFIVQDSLSKEKTLLTAKFEINSFDDDEVILSVNDVEQKVKLVPGNQVVEIKFSIDNPELWWTNGLGSHHLYKFNCSMFHEKHGLQSVDKKIGLRTIELVQEPDSIGTTFYFKLNGIPVFMKGANYIPLQMMGAGIDSNKYQQLVNAAADANMNMLRVWGGGIYEDDLFYDLCDEKGILVWQDFMFANGMYPADSLMINNIRIEAEEQIKRLRNHPSLALWCGNNEIAEGWANWGWKNNFTPEQQKKMSDDYNKIFHQTLPGLVETFSPDIPYRASSPQYGRGNPKSQYEGDSHYWGVWHDAEPFENYENKVPRFMSEFGFQSYPSLSTLEKYFKEEDLLFESPVLQTHQKHKRGNELIKTYMERDYHIPTDFSKFIYVSQLLQAEGIAKGIEAHRRAMPYCLGSLYWQLNDCWPVISWSGIDNEGRWKALHYFAKRYFSPVMISVSEEQDELKIFIVNDTKENFYAKLLITVNDFNGNKIYSEEKNVEVKENSSYCYKELNLRTINYFERNTSFVNIKLISDKESIADKNFFFVRPKEMKLSKPEIILSSEPFKDGLKITLTTNVLAKNVFIEADVDGRFSDNFFDLISGERKEIIFYSTYAEKEPRFNFISLWDIKSRLK; this is translated from the coding sequence ATGCAAAAATCATCATTGACTGAAATTAAAATAAATGAAGGATGGGAAGTTTCATCTGGTGATGATTCGATATCTTTTTCAACTAATGTTCCTAATGAAATTCATATTGATCTTTTTAATAATGGATTCATTGAACATCCATACTTCAACGACAATGAAAAAAAAGTTCAATGGGTTGCTGAGAATGACTGGACGTATAAAAAAGTCTTTGATGTTGAGTCATCCTTTTTATCTGGTGAAAATGCTGAATTGGTCTTTGAAGGTATTGATACGTACGCGGATGTATTTCTTAATAATAAAAAAATCCTTTACACTGATAACCAGTTCAGAGAATGGCGGGTGAATGTAAAAGATGCTCTGAAAGAGAAAGACAATGAGTTAAGGCTGGTCATATACTCTCCGTTCAAAATTGAAAAACAAAAAGTTAAAGAATACGGATTTCAGCCGCCTGATGATTCAAGAATATTTACTCGTAAAGCACAATACGTTTACGGCTGGGATTGGGCTCCCCGGCTTGTCACTTCAGGAATATGCAAAGGTGTAAAATTAGTTTCCTGGAATGGTCCCGAATTAAAAGACGTTTTCATTGTTCAGGATTCGTTGTCAAAAGAGAAGACATTGCTTACAGCAAAGTTTGAAATTAATTCTTTTGATGATGATGAGGTCATACTTTCTGTAAATGATGTTGAACAAAAAGTAAAGCTGGTTCCGGGCAATCAGGTTGTTGAAATTAAATTTTCTATTGACAATCCTGAACTATGGTGGACAAACGGATTAGGCAGTCATCATCTTTATAAATTCAACTGTTCGATGTTTCATGAAAAACATGGTTTACAATCAGTTGACAAGAAAATTGGTTTAAGAACTATAGAACTTGTGCAGGAACCGGATTCAATCGGAACAACATTTTATTTTAAACTTAACGGTATTCCGGTTTTTATGAAAGGGGCCAATTACATTCCGCTTCAAATGATGGGCGCGGGCATAGATTCAAATAAATATCAGCAGTTAGTAAATGCTGCCGCTGACGCGAACATGAATATGCTGCGTGTTTGGGGCGGCGGGATTTATGAAGACGATTTGTTCTATGATCTGTGTGATGAAAAAGGAATTCTGGTCTGGCAGGATTTTATGTTCGCCAACGGAATGTATCCTGCTGATTCGTTAATGATAAATAATATCCGCATAGAAGCAGAAGAGCAAATAAAACGCCTGCGCAATCACCCGTCATTAGCGCTGTGGTGCGGCAATAATGAAATCGCTGAAGGCTGGGCAAACTGGGGATGGAAAAACAATTTTACTCCTGAACAACAGAAAAAAATGAGTGATGATTACAACAAAATATTTCATCAAACACTTCCTGGATTAGTTGAAACATTTTCACCGGACATTCCTTACCGGGCATCATCGCCGCAGTACGGAAGAGGAAATCCTAAAAGTCAGTACGAAGGCGATTCACATTACTGGGGAGTGTGGCACGATGCCGAGCCATTTGAAAATTACGAAAATAAAGTGCCGCGTTTCATGAGTGAATTCGGATTTCAATCATATCCCTCTTTATCAACACTTGAAAAATATTTTAAAGAAGAAGACCTTCTTTTTGAATCACCTGTTTTGCAGACCCATCAGAAGCATAAAAGAGGAAATGAACTGATAAAAACTTATATGGAACGCGACTATCATATTCCCACAGACTTTTCAAAGTTCATTTATGTAAGTCAGCTTTTGCAGGCGGAAGGAATTGCAAAAGGAATTGAAGCACACCGCAGAGCAATGCCGTATTGTCTGGGCTCATTATACTGGCAGCTTAATGATTGCTGGCCCGTTATTTCCTGGTCGGGGATCGACAACGAAGGAAGATGGAAGGCTCTTCATTACTTTGCTAAAAGATATTTCAGCCCGGTGATGATATCGGTTTCAGAAGAACAGGATGAGCTAAAGATATTCATTGTGAACGACACGAAAGAAAATTTTTACGCAAAACTTTTGATTACCGTCAATGATTTTAATGGCAATAAAATTTATTCTGAGGAAAAGAATGTTGAGGTGAAAGAAAACTCCTCTTACTGTTATAAAGAACTCAACCTGAGAACAATAAATTACTTTGAACGGAATACTTCATTCGTAAACATAAAATTGATATCTGATAAAGAATCCATTGCAGATAAAAATTTCTTTTTTGTAAGGCCAAAAGAAATGAAATTATCTAAACCGGAAATTATTCTAAGCAGCGAACCATTTAAAGACGGGTTAAAGATTACTTTAACAACAAATGTACTTGCTAAAAATGTTTTTATAGAGGCAGATGTTGATGGAAGATTCTCCGACAACTTCTTTGATTTAATTTCTGGTGAAAGGAAAGAAATTATTTTCTATTCAACTTATGCGGAAAAAGAGCCACGGTTTAATTTTATTTCTTTGTGGGACATAAAAAGCCGACTCAAATAA
- a CDS encoding class I SAM-dependent methyltransferase yields the protein MSTLNDDVAESLGGNREILPYLPELLADLNELGGSSELIVGLIESHHLQINSETTCLDLGCGKGLIAINIARHFGINVLGIDGMLPFIHQARKDASENGVSHLCTFEQADIKYKSAGLKDFDIVILSAVGHLWGDFYKTLTALKNCTKEKGIIIIDDAYTIDGNGDEHLYPSRKNVLKDISDCGLEIITEKIIGDDEIKQTNENNTRLIISRAEQLKKKYPEKSNLFDEYIKRQQTETELFGTRIKCVVWVLKKSN from the coding sequence ATGAGCACACTAAATGACGACGTAGCCGAATCACTCGGCGGAAACAGAGAAATACTTCCTTATCTCCCCGAACTGCTTGCAGATCTTAATGAGCTTGGAGGTTCATCTGAATTAATTGTCGGGTTGATTGAATCACATCATCTTCAAATTAATTCAGAAACTACTTGTCTTGATCTTGGCTGCGGCAAAGGATTGATAGCAATAAACATTGCTAGGCATTTCGGAATAAATGTGCTTGGTATTGATGGCATGCTTCCATTCATTCATCAGGCAAGAAAAGATGCTTCGGAAAACGGCGTATCACATTTATGTACTTTTGAGCAGGCAGATATAAAGTACAAATCAGCAGGACTTAAAGATTTTGATATAGTAATATTATCTGCGGTTGGACATTTATGGGGCGATTTTTATAAAACTCTTACTGCGTTGAAAAACTGCACAAAGGAAAAAGGCATAATCATTATCGATGATGCATACACGATTGACGGCAACGGTGATGAACATTTATATCCTTCCAGAAAAAATGTATTGAAAGATATTTCTGACTGCGGTCTTGAGATTATCACTGAAAAAATTATTGGTGATGATGAAATAAAACAGACGAATGAAAACAATACCCGACTGATAATCTCACGGGCGGAACAGTTGAAAAAGAAGTATCCCGAAAAATCAAACTTGTTTGACGAGTATATTAAGCGTCAGCAAACCGAAACAGAATTATTCGGGACAAGAATAAAATGTGTTGTGTGGGTGCTTAAGAAAAGTAATTAA
- a CDS encoding C69 family dipeptidase, whose protein sequence is MNRKFILTMMIVFGLFANDVFYACTNFIVTKGASTDGSVMITYSADSFNMYGELYHFPAAMYPAGAMLDIYEWDTGKFLGRIKQALQTYNVVGNINEFQVSIGETTYGGREELVDPKGIIDYGSLIYIALQRAKTARDAIKIMSDLVAEYGYCSSGESFSIADPNEAWILEMIGKGEGNKGAVWVAIRIPDGYVSGHANQARITTFPLDDPDNCLYAPDVISFAKSKGYFTGDDKDFNFSDAYAPLDFGGIRFCDARVWSLFRRVNGNMEKYLAYINGESMERMPLYIKPDRKLSAQDVMFLMRDHYEGTELDMTTGVAAGPYGMPYRWRPLTWKYNEEEYFNERPISTPQTGFSFVAQSRSNLPNEVGGILWFGVDDTYFTVYTPMYCSMTKVPYNYKKGLGSLAQFTWDSVFWVFNFVSNFAYPRYSIVINDVQRVQNELEGSFLAQQETIEKTALSLLKNSKGEAVSFLTDYSISLGDRTYETWKKLGEQLLLKYMDGVVKNEFHNPKNVGYPDEFKKLIVAEKGAHLKMRDIKKDMSSSYDETIKKADQLLADKKYSDAKSMYEKALSIKPGEVYPKSKIEKINTFLASIDEMHKANFVN, encoded by the coding sequence ATGAACAGAAAATTCATTCTAACAATGATGATCGTCTTTGGTTTATTCGCTAATGATGTATTCTATGCATGTACAAATTTTATTGTTACCAAAGGCGCAAGCACGGATGGATCTGTTATGATTACTTACTCCGCAGATTCGTTTAATATGTACGGCGAACTTTATCACTTCCCGGCAGCAATGTATCCCGCAGGCGCCATGCTTGATATTTATGAGTGGGATACAGGAAAATTTCTTGGAAGAATTAAACAGGCGTTACAGACTTATAACGTAGTTGGAAACATAAATGAGTTCCAGGTTTCTATTGGTGAAACAACTTACGGCGGACGAGAAGAACTTGTTGATCCTAAAGGAATTATTGATTACGGCAGTCTTATATATATCGCACTTCAACGAGCAAAGACTGCAAGAGATGCAATAAAAATTATGTCCGACCTTGTTGCAGAATATGGCTACTGCAGTTCGGGCGAGTCATTTTCTATCGCTGATCCGAACGAAGCATGGATACTCGAAATGATCGGAAAAGGTGAAGGAAACAAAGGCGCCGTTTGGGTTGCAATACGAATTCCCGATGGTTATGTAAGCGGTCATGCAAACCAGGCAAGAATAACAACCTTTCCGCTTGATGATCCGGATAATTGTCTATATGCACCAGATGTAATTTCATTTGCAAAATCAAAAGGATACTTTACCGGCGATGATAAAGATTTTAATTTTTCTGATGCTTACGCTCCATTGGATTTTGGCGGAATAAGATTCTGCGATGCGAGAGTATGGTCTTTATTCAGAAGAGTTAACGGGAACATGGAAAAATATCTGGCATACATAAACGGTGAATCAATGGAACGTATGCCGCTATATATAAAACCCGACAGAAAACTTTCCGCACAGGATGTAATGTTCCTTATGCGTGACCACTATGAAGGGACCGAACTTGATATGACCACCGGAGTCGCTGCAGGTCCTTACGGAATGCCATATCGCTGGCGTCCTTTAACTTGGAAGTATAACGAGGAAGAATACTTTAACGAACGTCCTATTTCAACTCCGCAAACTGGATTTTCATTTGTGGCGCAGTCTCGCTCAAATCTTCCGAATGAAGTCGGAGGTATTTTATGGTTCGGTGTTGATGATACATACTTTACGGTTTATACGCCGATGTACTGTTCGATGACTAAAGTTCCTTACAACTATAAAAAAGGATTAGGATCACTCGCTCAGTTTACATGGGATTCTGTTTTCTGGGTATTTAATTTTGTTTCCAACTTTGCTTATCCGCGTTACTCAATTGTAATTAATGATGTGCAGAGAGTACAGAATGAACTGGAAGGTTCATTCCTTGCACAACAGGAGACAATTGAAAAAACTGCTTTATCACTTCTAAAAAATTCAAAAGGTGAAGCGGTATCTTTTCTTACAGATTATTCAATTTCACTCGGCGACCGAACGTATGAAACCTGGAAAAAACTTGGTGAACAGCTTCTTCTTAAATACATGGATGGTGTAGTTAAAAATGAATTTCACAATCCAAAGAATGTCGGTTACCCGGATGAATTCAAAAAATTAATTGTTGCTGAGAAAGGCGCACATCTGAAGATGCGTGACATTAAAAAGGATATGAGTTCATCCTATGACGAAACAATAAAAAAAGCAGATCAGCTTCTTGCAGATAAAAAATATTCTGATGCAAAATCGATGTATGAAAAAGCTTTAAGTATTAAGCCGGGGGAAGTTTATCCGAAATCAAAAATTGAAAAGATAAATACATTCCTTGCATCAATTGATGAAATGCACAAAGCAAATTTTGTAAACTAA
- a CDS encoding NAD-dependent epimerase/dehydratase family protein, producing MQTILGSTGTIGNELAKALTDYTNKIRLVSRNPHKINPTDEIVRADLLDINQTLNAVKGSEVVYLTIGLKYDISVWQTQWPIIINNVISACKQYKSKLVFFDNVYSYGKVDGWMREDTPINPCSKKGEARSKICQTILNEVDKGSIKAIIVRAADFYGPNTPLSFITVVVFQKLAAGKKAMWMGNDNVKHSFTYTHDAGKATALLGNTEKAYNQVWHLPTDKNVLTAKQMIEKIADEFNVKPSYTVLKKWMVQAVGFFNPIVKESVEMLYQNEYDYLFDSSKFEKAFNFTPTSYDEGIKTTAEYYKK from the coding sequence ATGCAAACAATCCTCGGTTCAACCGGAACAATCGGCAATGAGCTTGCGAAAGCACTTACCGATTACACAAATAAAATAAGATTGGTGAGCCGTAACCCCCACAAAATAAATCCAACAGATGAAATTGTTCGGGCGGATTTGTTAGACATTAATCAAACTCTGAATGCAGTTAAAGGTTCTGAAGTCGTTTATCTAACAATCGGATTAAAGTATGACATTTCTGTTTGGCAAACTCAGTGGCCTATCATTATTAACAATGTTATAAGTGCCTGCAAGCAGTATAAATCAAAATTAGTTTTTTTTGATAATGTTTACTCTTATGGTAAGGTTGATGGATGGATGCGGGAAGATACACCGATAAATCCATGCAGTAAAAAAGGAGAAGCGCGGTCAAAAATCTGTCAGACAATTTTAAATGAAGTTGATAAAGGAAGCATTAAAGCAATAATTGTCCGCGCGGCAGATTTTTACGGACCGAATACCCCGCTGAGTTTTATTACTGTTGTGGTTTTTCAAAAGCTCGCTGCAGGTAAAAAAGCAATGTGGATGGGAAATGATAACGTAAAACATTCTTTCACTTACACTCATGATGCAGGAAAAGCCACTGCGCTTCTCGGCAATACCGAAAAAGCTTATAACCAGGTCTGGCATTTACCTACAGACAAAAATGTTTTAACAGCAAAACAAATGATAGAAAAGATAGCAGATGAGTTTAATGTTAAACCATCTTATACAGTTCTAAAAAAGTGGATGGTGCAAGCGGTTGGTTTTTTTAACCCGATTGTAAAAGAAAGTGTTGAGATGTTATATCAGAATGAATATGATTATCTTTTCGACAGCAGCAAGTTTGAAAAAGCTTTTAACTTTACTCCAACTTCTTATGATGAAGGAATAAAAACAACTGCCGAGTATTATAAAAAATAA
- a CDS encoding alpha/beta fold hydrolase, with translation MNHIINQLLVFTEGNPSHKPIIFVHGFPYDHSMWNKQVEYFKQKYFCVTYDIRGLGQSPASHGQFTMEMFVDDLEAIIRELKLDKPVLCGLSMGGYISLRALVRFEEKFSAVILCDTRSDSDDNAGRLKRSGAIKRISDEGLEGYAKDFISTCFGDEFKEKNQEEFEKIIERSSAHNPAGVKGSQLAMLSRTDTTDYLEKIKIPSLIICGEYDALTPPSVMNAMADKIPGSTFVVIKNSGHMSPIEQPDKVNAAMNDFLEKLL, from the coding sequence ATGAATCACATAATAAATCAGCTTCTTGTGTTTACCGAGGGGAATCCATCCCACAAGCCTATAATATTTGTTCATGGGTTTCCTTATGATCATTCAATGTGGAACAAACAGGTTGAATACTTTAAGCAAAAATATTTTTGTGTTACTTATGATATCCGCGGGCTTGGACAATCACCAGCCAGCCATGGTCAATTTACAATGGAAATGTTTGTCGATGATCTTGAAGCAATAATCAGAGAATTGAAATTAGACAAACCGGTTTTATGCGGGCTTTCAATGGGAGGTTATATTTCATTGCGTGCTTTAGTAAGATTCGAAGAAAAATTTTCCGCAGTAATTTTATGTGACACAAGGTCGGATTCAGATGATAATGCGGGAAGATTAAAACGCTCCGGCGCGATCAAAAGAATTTCTGATGAAGGACTAGAGGGTTATGCTAAAGATTTTATATCAACCTGTTTTGGCGATGAGTTCAAAGAAAAGAACCAAGAAGAGTTTGAAAAAATTATTGAAAGATCATCTGCACATAATCCTGCAGGAGTTAAAGGCAGCCAACTTGCAATGTTAAGCAGGACTGATACAACGGATTACTTAGAAAAAATAAAAATCCCTTCGCTGATTATTTGCGGCGAATATGATGCTTTAACTCCTCCTTCTGTAATGAATGCTATGGCTGATAAAATTCCGGGTTCAACATTTGTCGTGATAAAAAACTCCGGACATATGTCACCCATAGAACAGCCGGACAAAGTGAATGCCGCGATGAATGATTTCCTGGAAAAACTTCTTTGA
- a CDS encoding PQQ-binding-like beta-propeller repeat protein — protein sequence MKIFWLLIMWWLPQTVIPAPFQFLHPLKEGCLPYVEGDSPKVKWKFKTGGALFSSPVITGTSVIFGSLDASLYSLNTETGNLNWKFKTNGEIRSTVCVDNEKIFLVCGDGLLYSINKNNGTLNWTFKTDGEQTYKYYGYADYFKSSPVLFNDAVYFGSGDGNIYSINSTSGKLIWKFKTGDVVHSTPVIYNGKLFAGSFDGFVYAIDVNTGELIWKFKSVGQRFFPKGEMQGNPVVANNLVYIGSRDYNLYAIDADEGYCHWNKQFPKGWALALSVYDSVLYAGASDDDVMISINGKTGQENWRTNVNFNTFGAPAFGGSRMYFGTLLGKLLALDIYTGEIAWSFNTDNFNSNSKHYFEDKLKITKSEFYSKISSPEDYIKALYKLGALFSTPAVNNDVIIFTSTDGSAYCLEK from the coding sequence ATGAAAATCTTTTGGTTGCTGATAATGTGGTGGCTGCCGCAAACTGTTATACCTGCGCCTTTTCAATTTTTACATCCATTAAAAGAAGGCTGCCTTCCTTATGTTGAAGGTGATAGCCCTAAGGTAAAATGGAAATTTAAAACAGGGGGAGCACTATTCTCTTCCCCTGTTATAACAGGCACAAGCGTAATATTCGGAAGCCTTGATGCATCATTATACTCTTTAAATACTGAAACAGGAAATCTAAACTGGAAGTTTAAGACTAATGGGGAAATCCGGTCTACGGTCTGTGTTGATAATGAAAAAATATTTCTTGTTTGTGGGGATGGCTTACTTTATTCAATAAATAAAAATAATGGAACCTTAAACTGGACATTTAAAACTGATGGTGAACAAACTTACAAATACTATGGATACGCCGATTATTTTAAATCATCGCCGGTTTTATTTAACGATGCCGTTTATTTCGGCTCAGGTGATGGAAATATTTATTCCATCAATTCTACTTCCGGTAAATTAATCTGGAAGTTCAAAACCGGTGATGTTGTTCATTCTACCCCGGTCATTTATAATGGAAAATTATTTGCTGGCTCCTTTGATGGATTTGTTTATGCAATAGATGTTAATACCGGGGAATTAATCTGGAAATTTAAATCAGTCGGGCAAAGATTTTTTCCTAAGGGAGAGATGCAGGGAAACCCGGTTGTAGCCAATAATCTGGTATATATCGGAAGCCGAGATTATAATCTTTACGCAATCGATGCTGATGAAGGGTACTGTCACTGGAATAAACAATTCCCTAAAGGCTGGGCGCTTGCCCTTTCGGTTTATGATAGCGTATTATACGCCGGCGCTTCCGATGATGATGTTATGATTTCAATTAATGGAAAAACCGGGCAAGAAAACTGGAGAACAAATGTCAATTTTAATACATTCGGTGCCCCTGCTTTTGGCGGGTCAAGGATGTATTTCGGTACGCTGCTTGGAAAATTATTGGCACTTGATATCTATACCGGTGAGATCGCCTGGTCTTTTAACACTGATAATTTTAATTCCAATTCTAAACATTATTTTGAAGACAAATTAAAAATTACAAAATCAGAATTTTATTCGAAGATTAGTTCCCCTGAAGATTATATTAAAGCATTGTACAAACTGGGTGCTCTTTTTAGTACGCCGGCAGTAAATAATGATGTGATTATTTTTACAAGCACCGATGGAAGCGCATATTGTTTGGAAAAATGA
- a CDS encoding carbonic anhydrase has translation MNRLLSINSKNDIPAEYQNTPIGLLLEYHNLDKEYDVYSNAKLLIGMCMDNRKHLHIPENFAFIIRSGGANLRYSEFKVSYAISVGDVQHIALIGHNNCGMVNLVQRKELFIKGLSERAGWTKEQAEEHFNQFAPMFEIGNEIDFVLSETIRLRLRYPKIKVAPMLYLVEDNKLYMIKE, from the coding sequence ATGAACAGACTATTAAGTATAAATAGCAAGAACGATATCCCCGCAGAATATCAAAACACACCGATTGGATTATTACTTGAGTATCATAATCTTGACAAAGAATATGATGTTTACTCAAACGCAAAACTTTTAATTGGGATGTGTATGGATAACCGCAAACATCTTCACATACCTGAGAACTTCGCGTTCATAATCCGTTCAGGAGGGGCGAATCTCCGTTACAGTGAGTTTAAGGTTTCTTATGCAATTTCAGTTGGTGATGTTCAGCACATCGCTTTGATCGGGCATAACAACTGCGGGATGGTGAACCTCGTTCAAAGAAAAGAATTATTTATAAAAGGATTAAGTGAACGCGCGGGGTGGACAAAAGAACAGGCAGAAGAACACTTCAACCAGTTTGCGCCTATGTTTGAGATAGGGAATGAAATTGATTTTGTGCTGAGTGAAACAATCCGGCTTCGTTTGCGTTATCCAAAAATTAAAGTCGCGCCTATGCTTTACCTTGTGGAGGATAATAAGTTATATATGATCAAAGAATAA
- a CDS encoding GH92 family glycosyl hydrolase, translated as MELTKITYMKIFYSIILSAIIVTSSTAQTKLINYVNPMIGTDDMGHTYPGATVPFGMVQLSPETDTIPYSLGHGYNKDVYRYCAGYQYKDNTIVGFSHTHFSGTGHSDLGDFLIMPTTGELKLNPGTKDNPDSGYRSRFSHDKEKSSPGYYSVYLDDYRINAELTTSTRVGFHKYTFDESSSANIILDMISGIYNYDGKVVWSSIRVENDTLVTGFRQNRGWARTKYLYFAMTFSKPIKKYGYKNDEQIIYNGFYRKFNEFENFPEMAGKKVRAYFNFDMNKDESLQIKFALSAVSTEGALKNLTAEIPHWNFDQTKSEAEQMWENELSKIKVETTKEKKTIFYTALYHSFLGPTFYMDVDGSYRGLDQNIHKSENFTNYTTFSLWDTYRALHPLFTIVQQQRTGDMINSMLAHQQQSVHKILPVWSHHANENWCMIGYHSVPVIVDAYMKGIRSFNLNDALSACVMSATYGKYDGIDSYMDYGFVPMDLNSNAASKTLEYAYDDWTIYKLADIAGNDHIKDVFKKRANSFSQLFDKNIKFIRPKNSDGSWFSPFDPMSTERQGFIEGNSWNYSLYVPHDVSGLIDLYSGNENFISHLDSLFNMGLDAEHFQHSEDISAAGILGGYVHGNEPSHHVPYLYNYAGAPWKTQEKVNEITNHFYRNAVDGLCGNDDCGQMSAWYIFSVMGFYPVCPGSNEYVIGTPGLSKANINLENGKSFRITANNLNEKNIYIQSITLNGKKYDKLFILHEDIMNGGELIFEMGSAPNKELGQSKDSLPYSLSSEK; from the coding sequence ATGGAATTAACTAAAATTACTTATATGAAAATATTTTATTCAATAATTCTTTCAGCAATAATTGTTACATCATCCACGGCACAAACAAAATTAATCAACTACGTTAACCCGATGATCGGGACGGATGATATGGGACATACATATCCCGGTGCCACTGTTCCGTTTGGAATGGTACAGCTTAGTCCGGAAACAGATACTATTCCTTATTCACTCGGACATGGTTACAATAAAGATGTTTACCGTTATTGCGCCGGTTATCAATACAAAGACAACACAATAGTCGGATTCAGTCATACACATTTTTCCGGCACAGGTCATTCTGATCTTGGTGATTTTTTAATTATGCCAACTACGGGCGAACTTAAATTAAATCCCGGAACAAAAGATAATCCTGACTCCGGGTACAGAAGCAGGTTTTCACACGACAAAGAAAAAAGTTCTCCGGGATATTATTCCGTTTATCTTGATGATTACAGGATCAATGCAGAGTTGACTACAAGCACACGTGTAGGTTTTCACAAATACACTTTTGATGAATCGTCTTCTGCAAATATTATTCTTGATATGATTTCAGGCATATACAATTATGATGGCAAAGTTGTGTGGTCAAGCATTCGTGTTGAGAACGATACCCTTGTAACGGGATTCAGGCAGAACCGCGGATGGGCGCGGACAAAATATCTTTACTTCGCTATGACTTTTTCCAAACCAATAAAAAAATACGGCTATAAGAATGATGAGCAAATAATTTATAACGGCTTCTACAGAAAGTTTAATGAATTTGAAAACTTCCCGGAAATGGCAGGAAAGAAAGTTCGCGCATACTTTAACTTTGATATGAACAAAGATGAATCGCTTCAAATAAAATTTGCACTGTCTGCTGTAAGTACAGAAGGGGCATTAAAAAATTTAACCGCAGAAATTCCTCACTGGAATTTTGATCAAACAAAATCCGAAGCGGAACAAATGTGGGAAAATGAACTAAGCAAAATCAAAGTTGAAACCACCAAAGAGAAGAAAACAATTTTCTACACAGCGCTCTATCATTCGTTCTTGGGACCAACATTTTATATGGATGTTGATGGTTCTTACCGTGGACTTGATCAGAATATTCACAAATCCGAAAACTTTACAAACTATACAACATTTTCTTTGTGGGATACTTACCGTGCGCTTCATCCTTTGTTCACAATTGTTCAGCAGCAGCGAACGGGCGATATGATCAACTCAATGCTTGCACATCAGCAGCAGAGTGTTCATAAAATACTTCCCGTATGGTCGCATCACGCAAATGAAAACTGGTGTATGATAGGTTATCATTCCGTTCCAGTAATTGTTGATGCATACATGAAAGGAATAAGAAGCTTCAATCTTAATGATGCTTTGAGCGCCTGCGTTATGAGCGCGACCTACGGCAAGTATGATGGAATTGATTCTTACATGGATTACGGTTTTGTTCCTATGGATCTTAATTCAAACGCAGCATCAAAAACATTAGAGTACGCTTATGATGACTGGACAATTTACAAGCTTGCCGATATTGCGGGTAATGATCATATCAAAGATGTGTTTAAGAAGAGAGCAAATTCATTTAGTCAATTGTTTGACAAGAATATAAAATTCATTCGTCCGAAAAATTCTGATGGTTCATGGTTTTCACCTTTTGATCCTATGAGCACAGAGCGTCAGGGATTTATCGAAGGTAATTCATGGAATTATTCGTTATATGTTCCGCACGATGTAAGCGGTTTGATTGATCTTTACAGTGGAAACGAAAATTTTATTTCACATCTGGATTCACTTTTTAATATGGGTTTGGATGCAGAACATTTTCAACATTCCGAAGATATAAGCGCTGCCGGAATTCTCGGTGGTTATGTTCACGGCAATGAACCAAGCCATCACGTTCCTTATCTTTACAACTATGCCGGCGCTCCGTGGAAAACACAGGAAAAAGTAAATGAAATCACAAATCATTTTTATCGCAACGCAGTTGACGGACTTTGCGGCAACGATGACTGTGGACAAATGTCTGCGTGGTATATTTTTAGTGTTATGGGATTTTACCCAGTCTGCCCGGGTTCAAACGAATATGTTATCGGCACACCAGGCTTGAGTAAAGCAAATATTAATCTTGAGAATGGAAAGTCATTCAGAATTACGGCTAACAATCTCAACGAAAAAAATATTTATATTCAAAGCATCACTTTGAACGGAAAAAAGTATGATAAACTTTTTATCCTTCACGAAGATATTATGAACGGCGGCGAATTAATTTTTGAAATGGGTTCCGCTCCAAACAAAGAACTTGGACAATCAAAAGATTCGTTACCATATTCATTGAGCAGTGAAAAATAA